One window of the Vigna radiata var. radiata cultivar VC1973A chromosome 1, Vradiata_ver6, whole genome shotgun sequence genome contains the following:
- the LOC106765849 gene encoding transcription factor MYB30 — MGRPPCCDKGVKKGPWTPEEDIILVSYIQDHGPGNWKAVPTNTGLSRCSKSCRLRWTNYLRPGIKRGNFTEQEEKMIIHLQALLGNRWAAIAAYLPQRTDNDIKNYWNTYLKKKLNKLEASGSEGSLGHVGVSVSQSMSRGQWERRLQTDIHMAKKALSEALSPKKTSSTFLAELNSNRSNDNSTGSFYNSTKPTPSISYASSADNIARLLKGWMKSTPKRAATQNSIINLACAGADTASSEGTTKGSSTSVELSETFESLFGYESLESSNSEFSPSLSPEGTLFQDESKPDITGIDVPFSLLEKWLLDDSGCQEKLSF, encoded by the exons ATGGGAAGGCCACCTTGTTGTGATAAAGGTGTGAAGAAAGGACCTTGGACTCCTGAAGAAGATATCATTTTGGTGTCTTACATACAGGACCATGGTCCTGGCAATTGGAAAGCTGTTCCTACCAATACTG GGTTGTCAAGGTGCAGCAAGAGTTGTAGACTTAGATGGACTAATTATCTGAGGCCAGgaatcaaaaggggtaacttcACTGAACAAGAGGAGAAGATGATAATCCATCTTCAAGCACTTTTAGGGAACAG ATGGGCTGCCATAGCTGCATATCTTCCACAAAGAACAGATAATGACATAAAAAACTACTGGAACACCTATCTGAAGAAAAAGCTGAACAAATTGGAAGCAAGTGGTTCTGAAGGAAGTTTGGGGCATGTTGGGGTTTCAGTTTCTCAGTCAATGTCTAGAGGGCAGTGGGAAAGAAGGCTACAAACGGATATTCACATGGCAAAGAAAGCTCTCAGTGAAGCTCTTTCACCAAAGAAGACATCATCTACCTTTTTAGCTGAGTTAAATTCAAACCGTTCCAATGATAATAGCACTGGCTCCTTCTACAACTCCACAAAACCAACACCGTCTATAAGCTATGCCTCAAGTGCTGACAACATAGCTCGTTTGTTGAAGGGCTGGATGAAAAGCACACCAAAACGTGCTGCTACTCAAAACTCCATCATCAACTTGGCTTGTGCAGGAGCTGACACTGCTTCCAGTGAAGGAACTACAAAGGGAAGCTCAACCAGTGTGGAGTTGTCTGAGACTTTTGAGTCCTTGTTTGGCTATGAGTCTTTAGAGTCTTCAAATTCTGAGTTTTCACCTTCTCTTTCTCCTGAGGGCACTCTCTTCCAAGATGAGAGCAAGCCTGATATTACTGGAATAGACGTGCCTTTCTCTTTGCTTGAGAAATGGCTTCTGGATGATTCTGGTTGTCAAGAGAAACTTAGTTTCTAG